In Choloepus didactylus isolate mChoDid1 chromosome 6, mChoDid1.pri, whole genome shotgun sequence, one DNA window encodes the following:
- the LOC119538404 gene encoding mitotic-spindle organizing protein 1-like — MANSGGAGAAAAGAASAANLNAVRETMDVLLEISRILNTGLDMETLSICVRLCEQGINPEALSSVIKELRKASEALKVRDSNAAENMTS; from the coding sequence ATGGCGAACAGTGGCGGCGCAGGGGCGGCGGCTGCGGGGGCGGCCTCGGCGGCGAATCTGAATGCTGTGAGGGAGACCATGGATGTTCTGCTTGAGATTTCAAGGATTTTGAATACTGGCTTAGATATGGAAACTCTGTCTATTTGTGTACGGCTTTGTGAACAAGGAATTAACCCAGAAGCTTTATCATCAGTTATTAAGGAACTTCGCAAGGCCTCCGAAGCACTAAAGGTTAGAGACTCAAATGCTGCTGAAAATATGACAAGTTGA